A segment of the Desulfofundulus kuznetsovii DSM 6115 genome:
GCCCGGGGATGTGGTCTTACTGGAGGCGGGAGATCGGGTGCCGGCAGATCTGCGGCTGTTGCAGGCGGTAAACCTGGAGATAGAGGAGTCTGCTCTTACCGGTGAGTCCGCCCCCGTTAAAAAGAGGGTAGAGCCCATTCCGGGAAGGGTTACCCCCGGTGATGCCCGTAACATGGCCTACCTGGGGACAGTGGTAACCCGCGGCCGGGGTAAGGGGATAGTGGTGGCTACGGGAATGGCCACCGAGATGGGCCGGATTGCCGGCTTAATTCAAGAGGCTGGGAGTGAAGAGACCCCCTTGCAGCGCCGCCTGGCCCAGTTGGGACGGGGATTGGTGGTTTTTTGCCTGCTGGTTTGTGCCCTGGTGGTGGCGGTGGGCATTTACCGCGGTGAGCCGGCCGGCCAGATGTTCCTGGCCGGAGTCAGTCTGGCTGTGGCGGCCATTCCCGAGGGACTGCCCGCCATTGTTACCGTCGCTCTGGCCATCGGGGTACAGCGCATGATCCGGCGCCGGGCCATTATCCGCAAGCTGCCGGCGGTGGAGACCCTGGGCTGCGCCACGGTGATCTGTTCCGACAAAACCGGCACCCTGACTCAAAATGAAATGACGGTGCGCCGGGCTGTGGTGGGCCAGGTTCCCGTGGAGTTTACGGGAGAAGGGTATGATCCCAAGGGGGAAGTAATCACCTCGCTCACCCCCCGTGCTGAAGAGTTCCAGTTATTTTTCAAGATTGCCGCCCTGTGCAATAACGCTATGCTCATCCGCAGCGGGGTTTCCATAGGAGGATTGTTTCGCAGCCTGGCCCGCCGGGAATCCCCCGTCTGGACCATCAACGGCGATCCCACCGAAGGGGCGCTGCTGGTCATGGCGGCCAAGGCAGGCTTCTGGCGGGAAGAACTTGAACGCCACGAGCAGAGGGTGATGGAGTTCCCCTTTGATTCCGAGCGCAAGCGCATGTCCGTGGTGTACAAGCAAGCCGACGGTACCCTGGTTGCCTACGTCAAGGGGGCCCCTGATGTGGTGCTCGAGCTGTGCACCCACTCCTACCGCCACGGCCGGATAGTTCCTTTAACGCCCCGCCAGCGGGAAGAAATTTTACGTCAGAATGCCGCCATGGCTTCCGACGCCCTGCGGGTCCTGGCCCTGGCCTGGTGCAGGCTGGGACCCGCACCTCCGGGAGAGTTGACGGAGGCGGAGGTCGAACGAAACCTGGTTTTTGTAGGTCTGGCGGGGATGATCGACCCGCCCCGGCCGGCGGCAGTGACCGCCGTGCAGCGTTGCCGCCGGGCAGGAATCAAGGTGGTGATGATTACCGGGGATCACCGCCTTACTGCTGCAACCGTGGCCAGGGAACTGGGTCTTTTGGGAAGCCAGGGGCGCATTTTAACCGGAAGAGAACTGGACCAGCTGGACGATGATCAGTTGAGGCGGATGGTGGGAGAAGTGGCGGTATACGCCCGGGTGTCACCGCGCCATAAATTGCGCATTGTCCGGGCACTGAAGCAGGCCGGCCATGTGGTGGCCATGACCGGAGACGGGATCAATGATGCTCCGGCAATTAAGGAAGCGGATATCGGTATCGCCATGGGCATAACCGGTACGGACGTAACCAAAGAGGCCTCCTCCATGGTTTTGGCCGACGATAATTTTGCCACCATTGTGGCCGCCGTGGAGGAGGGGCGGGGTATTTACGATAATATCCGCAAGTTTATACGTTACCTCCTTTCCTGCAATGTGGGGGAGGTGCTGGTCATGTTTTTTGCCGTGCTGGCCGGACTGCCTTTGCCCCTTTTGCCCATTCAGATATTATGGATGAACCTGGTTACCGACGGGTTGCCGGCCATGGCCCTGGGGGTGGACCCGCCTGATACCGATATCATGTACCGGCTGCCCCGGCACCCCCGGGAGAGCATTTTTGCCCACGGCCTGGCCTGGCGTATCCTGGGCAGCGGCCTGGCCATCGGTCTGTGCACATTGCTGGTCTTTGCCGGAGTTCATGTCCTTGGTCACGGCCACCTGGATCTGGCCCGGACCATGGCCTTTAATACCCTGGTATTTTCCCAGCTGTTTTTTGTCTTTGCCTGTCGTTCGGAACGTCATACCATCTGGGAAGTGGGGTTGTTCTCCAATCCCCACCTGCTGGGGGCAGTACTCTGTTCCATTTTTTTGCAACTAGCGGTTACCTATGTACCCTATTTGCAGCCGGTATTTCATACCGTGCCCCTGGATGCTTCCCAGTGGCTGGTGATTATTCTAATCTCACTGGCCCCGCCCCTGTTTAGTACTGCCTTCAGGCACCTGCAGTTGCGGGCCAGGGAAAAAATAATGTATATTAAAGTCTAAGGCCAAATTTTTGGATCTTTTGCAGGAAAACTACCGGACAGGGCGAAGTATTAATTTTGTCCCTTCCGGCTAAAAGAAATAATACGGTTTAGGAGTACTGTCTCCAAGCGCGGGAGGGTTAGGAGACAGTATCTCTTTAAGGAGGGCTTACCTGATTGCAGTTCTTCAAAGTACATGGTTTGGGAAACGATTTTATCCTGGTCGATCTGGTAAAACAGGAATGGCCGGGTGGGGAGGATTTGTCCGAATCTGCCCGGCGGCTCTGTCACCGCCAGTTTGGTATCGGGGCCGACGGTCTGGTGCTCCTCCACTCAAGCCCCAGGGCCGATGTTTTCATGCAAATCATTAACCCCGATGGCAGCGAGGCAGAAATGTGCGGCAACGCCATCCGCTGCGTGGCCAAATATCTCTACGAGCGGGGCGGGATTAAAAAAGAAGTAATGCATATCGAAACCAGGGCCGGCGTGATGGTGCCCCGGTTGGTGCTGGAGAACGGGCGGGTGGCCGCGGTGCGGGTGGATATGGGCATCCCCCGTTTGGAACGGCAGGACATTCCCATGATCGGCCCTCCGGGGCAGGTAATCAATGAACCCCTGGTTCTTGAGGGGCAAGCCTTCCATGTAACTGCTGTCTCCATGGGCAATCCCCACTGTGTGCTTTTTGTTCCCGATGTGGAGCGGGTAGACCTGCACGGGTTGGGGCCGAAACTGGAAAAGCATCCCCTTTTCCCCCGTAAAACCAATGTGGAGTTTGTGCAGGTTTTAAACAGGGGCGAGGTAAGGGTGCGGGTTTGGGAGCGGGGGGCGGGGCCTACCCTGGCCTGCGGTACCGGGGCGTGTGCCACGGTGGTGGCCGGTGTGCTGAACAATTACACGGACCGTGAGGTCAAGGTTCACCTGCCGGGGGGAACCCTCCTCATTGAATGGAAGGAAGACGATCATCTATATATGACCGGGCCGGCAGAGGAAGTCTTTTGCGGCCAGATTCCCTGTCCGTAGTAGTGTGCGTAAGGAGGTATTGATTTTGCGGTTCGAACAGGCGCAACGCATAAAAAACTTACCCCCCTATCTCTTTGCCCGCATTGAGCGGTTGATCGAGGAAAAAAAGGCTGCCGGGATAGACATCATAAGCCTGGGGATAGGCGATCCGGATCAACCCACCCCGGACCACATTATCGAGGAACTGATTAAGGAAGCCCGCAACCCGGCCAACCACCAGTATCCCTCTTCTGTAGGTATGCTCAGCTATCGCCAGACAGTGGCCAACTGGTATGCCGGGCGTTTCGGAATACAGCTGGATCCCAAAACCGAAGTGGTCACCCTTATTGGTTCCAAGGAAGGCATCGCCCATATTTCCTGGTGCTACCTCAACCCCGGGGATACGGTGCTGGTACCAGACCCGGGTTATCCTGTTTATGCAGGTGGAGCCATCCTGGCCGGGGCGGAGCCCTATTATATGCCCTTAAAGGCCGAGCGGGGATACCTTCCCGATCTGGCCGCCATCCCCACAGAAGTGGCCCGACGGGCTAAAATGATGTTTATCAATTATCCCAACAACCCCACGGGGGCGGTGGCCAGTGAGTCTTTCTTTGCGGAAGTGGTTGCTTTTGCCCGGGAGTTTAACGTCCTGGTCTGCCACGATGCGGCCTACTCTGAAGTGGCCTTTGATGGTTACCGGCCGCCAAGCTTTTTGCAAGTCCCCGGCGCCAGGGAGGTAGGTATTGAGTTTGGCTCCGTTTCCAAGCCCTTTAATATGACCGGCTGGCGGATTGGCTGGGCCGCAGGGTGCGCGGAAGTTATCGAAGCCCTGGGGCGCCTGAAGTCAAATCTGGATTCCGGACAATTTCAGGCCATCCAGTATGCCGCCATGGCAGGGTTAAACGGCCCGCGGGAGGTTATTGACCGGGTTAACGCCCTTTACCGGGAGCGCCGGGACATCCTGGTGGACGGCTTGAACTCCCTGGGCTGGAAGCTGGAAAAACCAAAGGCAACCTTTTATGTCTGGGCTCCCGTTCCGGCGGGGCACACCAGCGAATCCTTTACCGAGCTGGTTCTGGAAAAGGCTGGCGTTGTGATAACGCCGGGTACCGGTTACGGTGCCAATGGAGCGGGTTATTTCCGGATGTCCCTCACTGTGGATACCGCCCGTCTAAAAGAAGCAGTGGAACGCATTAAGAAAAACCTCGGGCCAGTAAGATTCTAAAAACGCGTTGCAGGAGTGATCAGCCGTGAAACTTGCCGACAGGGTCAAAAACATCAGTCCTTCACCCACCCTGGCCATCGATGCCCGGGCCAAGAAAATGATTGCTGCCGGAGAAAAGGTAATTAATTTTGGTGCAGGGGAACCGGACTTCGATACTCCGGAGCATATAAAAGAAGCGGCCATGGCCGCCATCCGTAAAGGCATGACCAAATATACCCCGGTGGGCGGTACCATGGAGTTAAAAAAAGCCATTATACAAAAATTGAAGGCCGATAACGGACTGGAGTATACACCGGAGCAGATTGTGGTTTCCGTGGGAGCGAAGCATTCCCTCTACAACGCCATGATGGTGCTCCTGCAACCGGGGGATGAGGTTATTCTGCCAGCACCCTACTGGGTCACCTACCTGGAACAGATCAAGCTGGCCGGTGCGGTGCCGGTAATCGTCCAGACGCGCCAGGAAAACGGGTTCAAATTGACGGCCGAGGAACTGCTTTCGGTCGTCAGCCCGCGCACTAAGATGGTGATTATAAACTCTCCCGGCAACCCCACCGGCGCAGTATACGCTAAGGAAGAATTGGTGGAACTGGGAAAGGTGATTGAAGACCGCGGGCTGGTGGTTATTTCCGATGAGATTTACGAAAAACTGATCTATGACGGTTGCGAACATGTAAGCATAGCCTCCTTGAGTCCGGCCTTGAAGGAGCAAACGGTGGTCATCAACGGAATGTCCAAGGCCTATGCCATGACGGGCTGGCGCATTGGCTATGCTGCCGCCCCTACGGAGGTGGCCAGAGCCATGGTTGATTTGCAAAGTCACTCCACCTCCAATCCCACCTCCGTTGCCCAGGCGGCCAGTGTGGCGGCCTTAACCGGCACCCAGGAGCCCTTGAGGGAGATGGTGGCGGAATTCCGGCGGCGCCGGGATTACATGCTCCAGCGGTTGAACGCCATACCGGGAATTTCCTGTAACACTCCGAGCGGCGCCTTTTATGTTTTTCCTTCTATGGGCAGGTATATTGGGCGCCAGTATAAAGGGAGGCAAATTAACGGCGCCAGCGATCTGGCCAGCCTTCTTCTGGATGAGGTCAAGGTGGCGGTGGTTCCCGGGGTGGCTTTTGGCGATGACCGCTGTTTCCGCCTTTCCTACGCCACCTCCATGGAAAACATTGTGGAAGGACTCAACCGCATTGAACAGTTTTTCCTACAAATTGATTAAAATTAATTAAGGGGAACGAGGGCTGATCGTTCCCCTTGCGTAAACAATCTAATATACTTTCGGAAAGGAGCAGGATTTTTGCTAAAGAGCATGACAGGTTTTGGCCGGGGAGAATCATACGGGCAGGGCAAAAAATTTACGGTGGAACTTAAATCTGTGAATCACCGCTTTTGTGAAGTTGTCCTGCGCCTGCCCCGGAATATGGTTTCTCTGGAGGATCGAGCCAGGAGGCTGATTCAATCCCGCATCTCCCGCGGGCGGATTGACGGTTACTTTTCCGTGGAGGAATGCGGTGAGCAAAGTCCAGTTGTAAAAGTTGACAAAGCCCTGGCTACATCGTATTATAAGGCAATGGAGGAATTAAAGGTCACCCTGGGATTAACAGATCCCGTCACCATACAGCATCTGATTAATCTACCGGGACTGCTGGTGGTGGACGAGCCTGTTGAAGATGATGATGCATGGTGGCCTCTGGTTTCCGAGGCCCTGGAACAGGCGCTGGATGGTTTGGTGCAAATGCGCCTTTCCGAGGGCAGCCAGCTTAAGGTGGATTTGACCCGCCGCCTGGAACGGATTGCGGAACTGAACGAGAAAATCAAAGCCAGGGCACCGCAGGTGGTTACGGAATACCACAACCGCCTGACCCAGAGACTGCAGGAGTGGTTGCGCGATACACCGCTGGATCAGGCCCGGCTGGCTACGGAGGTAGCAATTTTTGCCGAGCGTTCCAGTATTGCCGAGGAAGTGGTGCGCCTGGCCAGCCATATAACCCAGTTCCGGGACTTTCTAAACGAGGGTGGCCCCGTGGGCCGCAAGCTGGACTTCCTGATTCAGGAGATGAACCGGGAGATCAACACCATTGCCTCTAAAGCACCTGACCTTGAGATCAGCCGGGTGGTGGTGGAGGTAAAAAGCGAACTGGAGAAGATGCGGGAACAGGTGCAGAATATCGAATAATCCCGTGGCAGGGGGGAGAATGATGGAGATTAGATTGATTAATATCGGCTTTGGCAATATTGTTTCGGCAAACCGCATTGTGGCTATTGTCAGTCCCGAATCGGCACCCATCAAGCGCATTATTAGCGAGGCCCGTGATCAGGGCAAGCTGGTGGATGCCACCTACGGGCGGCGTACCCGGGCAGTGATTATTACCGATAGCGATCACGTAATTCTCTCCGCCGTGCAGCCGGAAACGGTAGCCCATCGTCTGGTAAACAAGGAGAGCACTCCTGCCCAGCCGGAAGAGCGCCCGGATGAATAATCATGAAATCAGAGGGCATATTGATGGTACTGTCCGGTCCTTCGGGGGCCGGTAAGGGTACCGTTTGCCGCGCTTTGCTGGAAAAACAACCGGGGATTCACCTTTCCATTTCCGCTACGACCAGAAAACCCCGGGCCGGGGAAGTGGACGGGGTTAATTACTTTTTTGTCTCCCGGGAAAAATTCCAGCAAATGATCGATGCCGGGGAATTGCTGGAGTGGGCGGAGGTCTATGGCAATTATTACGGTACGCCGCTAAAAACGGTAGAGGATGCCCTGGCCAGGGGTGAGGATGTGCTCCTGGAGATTGATGTTCAGGGGGGCTTGCAGGTAAAAAAGAAGTTTCCCTCAGCAGTACTGGTTTTTCTCCTACCCCCTTCCCGGGCTGTGTTGGCCGAGCGCCTTGCCGGTCGCGGTACGGACTCCATCGAAGAGATTCAAAGACGGTTGCACTGGGCTAACACGGAACTAAGGTTCCTTTTCCGTTACGATTATGTGGTGATTAACCGGCATGTTGAGGAAGCAGTTGCTGTCCTGCAATCGATTCTTGTAGCCGAAAAATGCCGTCCTCAGCGCATAAAAATGGATGAAAGCTGGGGTAATTTAACGGATCTTAAAGAAAATTCCTGGTGAGTACGGGGGATCGCCATGAATCAACCGTCTTTAGACGAACTAATGAAAAAAGTTGATAGCCGCTACACGCTGGTCGTGGTGGTGGCGAAAAGAGCAAGAATGCTGACGGAAACAGGCGAAGAAGAAGGAGATAATCCGGCGGTAAAGCCGGTTACCAGGGCATTACACGAGGTTGTCCGGGGTCAGATCCGTTACCGCCGGACCAAACATGGCTTTAAGTAGTGCACGGGAGGCGAAAAGCATGCTTGCGGACAGGTCCGTCATCCTGGGCGTAACCGGGGGAATTGCCGCCTATAAAGCCGCGGAGCTAGCCAGTGCCCTCGTCAAGGCCGGTGCCCTGGTGGACGTGGTCATGACACAGGCGGCACAGGAATTTGTGCGACCCCTAACCTTTGCCGCCCTTACCGGGCGACCGGTGCATACTGACCTGTTCAACCCCCCTGCCGGTGGGGCTATTCCCCACATTGAGCTGGCCACCAGAGCCGATTTAGTTGTGATTGCCCCAGCCACGGCGAACATCCTGGCCAAGCTGGCCCACGGCTTCGCCGATGATCTTTTAAGCTCCCTGGTTTTAGCGGTTACCTGCCCCGTGCTCCTCTGCCCGGCCATGAACGCCTGCATGTATGCGCACCCGGCGGTGCAGGCCAACCTGAAACGGCTTGTTGAGATGGGTTACCATATTTTAGAACCGGAGGCAGGCCGCCTGGCCTGTGGTGTGGAAGGCCGTGGACGTTTGCCTGCCCCTGAGGTTATCCTGGAACATATTAAAGGCCTGATCTCTTCACCGGGTGATTTCGGTGGAATAAAGGTCCTGGTTACCGCCGGAGGGACCAGGGAGCCCCTGGATCCGGTGCGTTATATCTCCAACCGCAGTTCAGGCAAAATGGGCTACGCCCTGGCCGCGGCAGCTATACAGCGCGGGGCCGCGGTTACCCTGGTATCCGCTCCCACCAGTTTGGATCCGCCCGCTGGGGCGGAGCTGGTTTCCGTGGAAACCGCCCGGCAGATGTACCAGGCTGTAATGGAACGCTTTTCCACCCAGGATGTGGTTATTAAAGCGGCAGCAGTAGCCGACTACCGCCCCAAAATAGTGGCGGACCAGAAAATAAAAAAGAGCGAGGGAACTCTGATCCTGGAGCTGGAAAAAAATCCCGATATATTATATGAACTGGGGCAACGCAAAGAACCACACCAGACACTGGTAGGTTTTGCTGCTGAAACCGAAGATTTGGAGGCCAATGCCCAGCAAAAGCTGCGCAAGAAAAATCTGGATCTGCTGGTGGCCAATGATGTTACCCAACCGGGGGCGGGCTTTGGCGCCGACACCAACATTGTCAAGCTGTTCTATCGCGACGGGCGTACCCAATCCCTGCCGGTGATGGATAAAAAAACACTGGCACACCGTATCCTCGATGCGGTTATAGAGCTGCGTTACCCGGGGAACAGCTAAAAGCTATGTATCCTTACCACAAAGTGAAGTATATTTGTTGTCCTTCTTTGGTGGCTCTGACCAGTTCACAATGGCGTAAAACTGCAAACTGTTTTTCCAGTTCCCACTGGGGCAGATTAAAGGTACTGGCCAGTTCTTCCTTGGTTGCCTTCCCCTTTTCCTTGATGTATTCATAAATTCTCTTCTGGAGCGGGGTCAGACCTGCGGTGCCTGTCTGTCCCAGCTGTGTTCTGGTGGCTTTAGCGCTGGCCACGGCCGTCGGGTCGCAGGGTTTCGGAGGTTGCAGGGCGGCAATGTAACAGTCCTCGCA
Coding sequences within it:
- a CDS encoding calcium-transporting P-type ATPase, PMR1-type is translated as MPEQWYSLTGEEVAAVLKTDPHRGLDEREVRGRTASFGPNELARAPRVPLWRMFLEQFKDFMVLILLAATIISGFLGEFVDAATIMVIVIINAILGCVQEYRAERSMEALKELTAPEARVIRGGMDQKIPAAALVPGDVVLLEAGDRVPADLRLLQAVNLEIEESALTGESAPVKKRVEPIPGRVTPGDARNMAYLGTVVTRGRGKGIVVATGMATEMGRIAGLIQEAGSEETPLQRRLAQLGRGLVVFCLLVCALVVAVGIYRGEPAGQMFLAGVSLAVAAIPEGLPAIVTVALAIGVQRMIRRRAIIRKLPAVETLGCATVICSDKTGTLTQNEMTVRRAVVGQVPVEFTGEGYDPKGEVITSLTPRAEEFQLFFKIAALCNNAMLIRSGVSIGGLFRSLARRESPVWTINGDPTEGALLVMAAKAGFWREELERHEQRVMEFPFDSERKRMSVVYKQADGTLVAYVKGAPDVVLELCTHSYRHGRIVPLTPRQREEILRQNAAMASDALRVLALAWCRLGPAPPGELTEAEVERNLVFVGLAGMIDPPRPAAVTAVQRCRRAGIKVVMITGDHRLTAATVARELGLLGSQGRILTGRELDQLDDDQLRRMVGEVAVYARVSPRHKLRIVRALKQAGHVVAMTGDGINDAPAIKEADIGIAMGITGTDVTKEASSMVLADDNFATIVAAVEEGRGIYDNIRKFIRYLLSCNVGEVLVMFFAVLAGLPLPLLPIQILWMNLVTDGLPAMALGVDPPDTDIMYRLPRHPRESIFAHGLAWRILGSGLAIGLCTLLVFAGVHVLGHGHLDLARTMAFNTLVFSQLFFVFACRSERHTIWEVGLFSNPHLLGAVLCSIFLQLAVTYVPYLQPVFHTVPLDASQWLVIILISLAPPLFSTAFRHLQLRAREKIMYIKV
- the dapF gene encoding diaminopimelate epimerase, translating into MQFFKVHGLGNDFILVDLVKQEWPGGEDLSESARRLCHRQFGIGADGLVLLHSSPRADVFMQIINPDGSEAEMCGNAIRCVAKYLYERGGIKKEVMHIETRAGVMVPRLVLENGRVAAVRVDMGIPRLERQDIPMIGPPGQVINEPLVLEGQAFHVTAVSMGNPHCVLFVPDVERVDLHGLGPKLEKHPLFPRKTNVEFVQVLNRGEVRVRVWERGAGPTLACGTGACATVVAGVLNNYTDREVKVHLPGGTLLIEWKEDDHLYMTGPAEEVFCGQIPCP
- a CDS encoding LL-diaminopimelate aminotransferase yields the protein MRFEQAQRIKNLPPYLFARIERLIEEKKAAGIDIISLGIGDPDQPTPDHIIEELIKEARNPANHQYPSSVGMLSYRQTVANWYAGRFGIQLDPKTEVVTLIGSKEGIAHISWCYLNPGDTVLVPDPGYPVYAGGAILAGAEPYYMPLKAERGYLPDLAAIPTEVARRAKMMFINYPNNPTGAVASESFFAEVVAFAREFNVLVCHDAAYSEVAFDGYRPPSFLQVPGAREVGIEFGSVSKPFNMTGWRIGWAAGCAEVIEALGRLKSNLDSGQFQAIQYAAMAGLNGPREVIDRVNALYRERRDILVDGLNSLGWKLEKPKATFYVWAPVPAGHTSESFTELVLEKAGVVITPGTGYGANGAGYFRMSLTVDTARLKEAVERIKKNLGPVRF
- a CDS encoding pyridoxal phosphate-dependent aminotransferase; protein product: MKLADRVKNISPSPTLAIDARAKKMIAAGEKVINFGAGEPDFDTPEHIKEAAMAAIRKGMTKYTPVGGTMELKKAIIQKLKADNGLEYTPEQIVVSVGAKHSLYNAMMVLLQPGDEVILPAPYWVTYLEQIKLAGAVPVIVQTRQENGFKLTAEELLSVVSPRTKMVIINSPGNPTGAVYAKEELVELGKVIEDRGLVVISDEIYEKLIYDGCEHVSIASLSPALKEQTVVINGMSKAYAMTGWRIGYAAAPTEVARAMVDLQSHSTSNPTSVAQAASVAALTGTQEPLREMVAEFRRRRDYMLQRLNAIPGISCNTPSGAFYVFPSMGRYIGRQYKGRQINGASDLASLLLDEVKVAVVPGVAFGDDRCFRLSYATSMENIVEGLNRIEQFFLQID
- a CDS encoding YicC/YloC family endoribonuclease; this translates as MLKSMTGFGRGESYGQGKKFTVELKSVNHRFCEVVLRLPRNMVSLEDRARRLIQSRISRGRIDGYFSVEECGEQSPVVKVDKALATSYYKAMEELKVTLGLTDPVTIQHLINLPGLLVVDEPVEDDDAWWPLVSEALEQALDGLVQMRLSEGSQLKVDLTRRLERIAELNEKIKARAPQVVTEYHNRLTQRLQEWLRDTPLDQARLATEVAIFAERSSIAEEVVRLASHITQFRDFLNEGGPVGRKLDFLIQEMNREINTIASKAPDLEISRVVVEVKSELEKMREQVQNIE
- the remA gene encoding extracellular matrix/biofilm regulator RemA; the protein is MEIRLINIGFGNIVSANRIVAIVSPESAPIKRIISEARDQGKLVDATYGRRTRAVIITDSDHVILSAVQPETVAHRLVNKESTPAQPEERPDE
- the gmk gene encoding guanylate kinase, which encodes MKSEGILMVLSGPSGAGKGTVCRALLEKQPGIHLSISATTRKPRAGEVDGVNYFFVSREKFQQMIDAGELLEWAEVYGNYYGTPLKTVEDALARGEDVLLEIDVQGGLQVKKKFPSAVLVFLLPPSRAVLAERLAGRGTDSIEEIQRRLHWANTELRFLFRYDYVVINRHVEEAVAVLQSILVAEKCRPQRIKMDESWGNLTDLKENSW
- the rpoZ gene encoding DNA-directed RNA polymerase subunit omega; the encoded protein is MNQPSLDELMKKVDSRYTLVVVVAKRARMLTETGEEEGDNPAVKPVTRALHEVVRGQIRYRRTKHGFK
- the coaBC gene encoding bifunctional phosphopantothenoylcysteine decarboxylase/phosphopantothenate--cysteine ligase CoaBC, which encodes MLADRSVILGVTGGIAAYKAAELASALVKAGALVDVVMTQAAQEFVRPLTFAALTGRPVHTDLFNPPAGGAIPHIELATRADLVVIAPATANILAKLAHGFADDLLSSLVLAVTCPVLLCPAMNACMYAHPAVQANLKRLVEMGYHILEPEAGRLACGVEGRGRLPAPEVILEHIKGLISSPGDFGGIKVLVTAGGTREPLDPVRYISNRSSGKMGYALAAAAIQRGAAVTLVSAPTSLDPPAGAELVSVETARQMYQAVMERFSTQDVVIKAAAVADYRPKIVADQKIKKSEGTLILELEKNPDILYELGQRKEPHQTLVGFAAETEDLEANAQQKLRKKNLDLLVANDVTQPGAGFGADTNIVKLFYRDGRTQSLPVMDKKTLAHRILDAVIELRYPGNS